AACGCTCCGACCCGGCACGCGCGTCGTCAGCATCTCTTGGGTGCACTTCCTCTCGGGGTTTCGAGCCGACCTCCGCGAGATTGGTCGCCTGTGCGCGGACCGCGACATCCTATTTTGTGTTGACGCCATCCAGGGGCTCGGCGCCCTCCAGATCGATGTAGACGAGTGTCAGATCGACGTCCTTGCGGCCGGGGGACATAAGTGGATGATGGCCACGCAAGGCATTGGCATCCTCTACTGCTCTCAGGATGTGCAGGGGCAGATTCAGCCGTCGGCGGGCTGGCTGCACGGGCCGGTCGACTGGGAGAAGCTGGACGACTACGAGCTTACATTTCACGACGACGCCCGCCGTTTCGAGGCTGGGACGCTGAACAGCGTCGGGCTGGCTGCGCTGAATGCGGCGCTCGAGCAGAACCTCGAGATTGGCCCGAAAAATATAGAAGATCGGATTCGCGATCTCGCGGCGCACCTCGCAGGGGGCCTCGCAGGGCTTGGACTTCGACGCTACGGGTCCAGCAATCCAGCGCACGGCAGCGGCATTGTGACAATCGCGCCCGATGACCCTGAGGCACTGGCCGCTCATCTGAAAGAAGAGGGCGTCGTTACGGCCCTGCGAAACCGAAAGCTCCGGTTTGCACCGCACGCGTACGTCGCGATCGATGACCTCGACCGTGCGCTTGAAGCCGTCGCTCAGTTCACTGCGTGAACGCGTTCGCGGCCGTCGAAGTGACGGGACCTTGAGCCGGGAAATCGGATTGTCCGCCCGGAAACCCGTCGGTACATCGGTCGTCAACCTGAAGGTCCTGATCTACCTACCGGACACGTTCATTCGAGCGTGTGTCATTTCAGCATTCCTAGGCGCGGCTGCTCTGAGATGGGTGGGAGTATGTGGGTATGGGAGTGTGTGAGTGTGTCCTGTTCGACGATGACGTCTCGTTTCCAGGACGCATGAGACGCACGAGATCCGTTTTTCGTTGACATACGAAGACAGTCCGGTTTGAAATCCAAACTGTCCGGTACCGAGGATCCCGATCTCGACTCCATCGACGATCAACCGGCATGCCGGGATCTTCAGTCCGGAGGCGCTACCACTCTATCCGATTAATGACACCTCAGTATGAGCGACACCTTTGATTCAGCGGACTATGACGCAGACGTCGAGCGAGCGGGCCAGTCGGTTGAAGTCACCGTGGCCGAGGACGAAGGAGGTGCCCGTCTCGACAAGTACCTCACGCAGTTCTATCCAGAAGCCTCACGCACAAAGGTTCAGCGGTCGATTAAGAAAGGGCACGTCAAGGTGAACGGTGACGATGCGTCGAAGTCGTACCGCGTCGAGGCGGGGGATAAGATCGTCTTCCGCCTGATTCGGAAGCCGCCGATGGAGGCCACACCCGAGGACATTCCTCTCGACATTGTTTACGAGGACGACGACCTTCTCGTGGTCAATAAGCCGGCCGGCATGGTTGTGCACCCGGCGCCCGGACACCGGAGCGGAACGCTCGTCAATGCGCTGCTCCATCACGTCGGCGGCGATTCGGTCGCGGCGGACGATGAGGAGGCCGACGAGGCGGAGGTCGGCCTGTCGATGATCAACGCCTTGCCGGAGCGACCGGATCACCCGGTGGTGCGTCCGGGAATCGTGCATCGGTTGGACAAAGGCACGTCGGGCCTGCTCGTTGTGGCAAAGCACGATCGCGCGCACCGAAAGCTGGCGGCCCAGTTCAAAGACCACTCGACGGACCGGCGCTATCGCGCCATCGTCTGGGGACAGTTCGACCCGCGATCCGGGACCATCACCGGTGCGATCGGGCGTGACCCGCATCACCGGCAGCGGATGGCCGTCGTCGCGGAGGAACGGGGCAAGTCCGCCGTGACGCATTACCGAACGGTCGAGGAGCAGCAGTACACGAGCGTCGTCGAGTTCGAACTGGAAACGGGGCGGACGCATCAGATCCGTGTGCACGCCGATTCGCAGAACCATCCCGTGCTCGGGGATCCGAAGTACGGCGGTCAAGCCGTCCGCTACGGACGTCAGGGAGGGAAGCGCCGCACGTTTTACGAGCGGCTGTTCGAACACATGCCGCGGCCGGCCCTCCACGCGTACCAGCTCGGATTCAAGCACCCGACATCCGGCGAAGAGATGCATTTCGAGGAAGACATGCCGGAGGACATGCAGTTTGTGCTGGACCGCCTTCGAGCCGTGGAGGGGGCGGAGTAGAGCGGATGTTTCTTCGTAGGGGGGCAAGAGGGGCGCCTCAAAGGCGCGTTCGATCGTATCTTCTCCGATGCTTCGCGACGAACCCGAACATGCGCGCAGGCCCGGCGTTCGCTTGTCCTGTGTGAGTCCCCGATCCCCCCGACGCGCTTGTTCATTCAGCCCCGGCCGCGCATGCCGACGACCAGCACGACGGAGATAAACCAACTGCTCAGCCCCGACCGTATTCGGATCGGGTTGCCGGGCTCGTCGAAGTCCGAAATCATCAACGGACTCGTGGATGTGCTCGCCGGGCACCCGAGTATCGACAGCATCGAGACCGTTCGGCGTGCTATTTTCGCAAGGGAGCAGATGATGTCCACGGGTGTGGGCAAAGGGCTCGGGTTGCCGCACGCGAAGACCGATGCCGCCCAGGAAACGATCGCGGCCTTCGCGACCACGAAGAACCCGGTTGATTTCGGTGCGATCGACGACGAACCGGTGCATCTGCTCCTCCTGCTCGTCGGTCCCGAGGCCGACAAGTCGCATCATAT
The DNA window shown above is from Longibacter salinarum and carries:
- a CDS encoding aminotransferase class V-fold PLP-dependent enzyme; protein product: MTLEDFRSGFPHAERLVYLNHAATSPLSTPVREAMEAYTRERGGIDPAGEIDAFETTLLPLLIDTREKAAELLGTGPDRVAFVQNTSAGLNVLAEGLDWQAGDRVAIPDGSFPTNVFPFLNQRQRGVAVDFIPTDEGSFSVKDVERTLRPGTRVVSISWVHFLSGFRADLREIGRLCADRDILFCVDAIQGLGALQIDVDECQIDVLAAGGHKWMMATQGIGILYCSQDVQGQIQPSAGWLHGPVDWEKLDDYELTFHDDARRFEAGTLNSVGLAALNAALEQNLEIGPKNIEDRIRDLAAHLAGGLAGLGLRRYGSSNPAHGSGIVTIAPDDPEALAAHLKEEGVVTALRNRKLRFAPHAYVAIDDLDRALEAVAQFTA
- a CDS encoding RluA family pseudouridine synthase, whose amino-acid sequence is MSDTFDSADYDADVERAGQSVEVTVAEDEGGARLDKYLTQFYPEASRTKVQRSIKKGHVKVNGDDASKSYRVEAGDKIVFRLIRKPPMEATPEDIPLDIVYEDDDLLVVNKPAGMVVHPAPGHRSGTLVNALLHHVGGDSVAADDEEADEAEVGLSMINALPERPDHPVVRPGIVHRLDKGTSGLLVVAKHDRAHRKLAAQFKDHSTDRRYRAIVWGQFDPRSGTITGAIGRDPHHRQRMAVVAEERGKSAVTHYRTVEEQQYTSVVEFELETGRTHQIRVHADSQNHPVLGDPKYGGQAVRYGRQGGKRRTFYERLFEHMPRPALHAYQLGFKHPTSGEEMHFEEDMPEDMQFVLDRLRAVEGAE
- a CDS encoding PTS sugar transporter subunit IIA, producing MPTTSTTEINQLLSPDRIRIGLPGSSKSEIINGLVDVLAGHPSIDSIETVRRAIFAREQMMSTGVGKGLGLPHAKTDAAQETIAAFATTKNPVDFGAIDDEPVHLLLLLVGPEADKSHHIKILGRISRLVSRDDLRTDLRNAASSEDVLRLLKNGEDALRR